The Streptomyces sp. NBC_00344 genome includes a window with the following:
- a CDS encoding response regulator transcription factor, with the protein MNGREPTVEAHGKGLVLIVEDEKHIADLESLYLRREGFSVHVETDGETALRAVHRLKPVAVILDVALPGMNGMDVCRALRDAYDWTPVLLVTARDDEPDRVLGLELGADDYVTKPFSPHELVARVKSVLRRSRITATGGTVRSLGRVRIDVAKRSVTTDGTPVELTATEFNLLACLAEQPGTVFTRAQLLAHVWGYGDYNERVVDVYVAQLRAKLREASPIRTHRGTGYSATDER; encoded by the coding sequence ATGAACGGAAGGGAACCGACCGTGGAAGCCCATGGCAAAGGCTTGGTGCTGATTGTCGAGGACGAGAAGCACATAGCGGACCTGGAATCCCTCTACCTCCGGCGTGAGGGCTTCTCCGTCCATGTCGAGACCGATGGGGAAACCGCTCTGCGCGCTGTTCACCGGCTGAAGCCGGTGGCCGTCATCCTGGACGTGGCACTTCCCGGAATGAACGGAATGGACGTCTGCAGGGCCCTGCGGGACGCGTACGACTGGACTCCGGTCCTCCTGGTGACGGCCCGCGACGACGAGCCCGACCGCGTACTGGGGCTGGAACTGGGAGCTGACGACTACGTCACCAAACCCTTCTCGCCACACGAGCTGGTGGCCCGGGTGAAGTCAGTCCTGCGCCGCTCGCGCATCACCGCCACCGGCGGCACGGTCAGGAGCCTGGGGCGCGTCCGCATCGATGTGGCGAAGAGATCCGTCACCACGGACGGCACACCGGTGGAACTGACGGCCACGGAATTCAATCTCCTCGCGTGTCTGGCGGAGCAGCCGGGCACCGTCTTCACCCGGGCGCAACTGCTGGCCCATGTCTGGGGGTACGGCGACTACAACGAACGCGTGGTGGACGTGTACGTAGCGCAGTTGCGGGCCAAACTCCGTGAGGCCAGCCCCATCCGCACCCACCGCGGCACCGGCTACAGCGCGACCGACGAACGGTGA
- a CDS encoding MMPL family transporter, giving the protein MATAPSSVTSDGDSRAPQPVSRLYRIGSWCARKPWRVLTVWLFVLIASVAANRAAGGTYEDDFTLRGTSVQKGADLLAEHKSLAGGTSAPIVLHTSGGTLTAHREAVAQASSKLGSLGHVLSVSDPFSTHGALSGDRTTGYISVRFSTNPATFDRSYLDSVDGAVAALRSDHVQVEYGGQLGLLAKPKGGGHLSEIIGLGVALLVLLIGFGSIAAALLPLMSAVVAVLCGVSLLGLLAAVFTFGAASPTLAVMMGLGVGLDYALFLTTRFRKFLHDSPDAVTAVARTVSTSGRAVLVAALTVALALAGLYASGIVFIGTLGAAAGITVVVSAIASLTLTPALLGLAGTKIDRWHVRPPVDEPGTQDDIWARWATGVKRRPKACLAAGLITLGVLAVPAASIDLGHLDAGTDATSTTSRHAYDLMAGGFGPGSNGPLTVVVRPGHGQRPSRTDLAALGDTVRSTVVDTDGVASVGPAVASPDNALLALNVTPSTGPQDDATAALVHTLQDETLPDEAGSGGARFYVTGTTAAQVAFTDIVVERLPFIIAVVVGAAFLLLLVVFRSIVIAISAAVLNVLSIAASYGVVVAVFQWGWGGRWTGVRESVPIESYVPMMMFAIVFGLSMDYQVFLLSRVREAWTLTGDNDAGIATGLSATARVITAAALIMSSVFLAFLLSDNIVVKMLSLGLAASVIIDATVVRLLLVPATMYLSGGANWWIPRWLDRVLPHFDPEGPPPLTGADEAVTASPSGAI; this is encoded by the coding sequence ATGGCTACCGCCCCCTCCTCCGTGACGTCGGACGGCGACTCCCGAGCACCGCAACCGGTATCCAGGCTGTACCGGATCGGAAGCTGGTGTGCCCGTAAGCCCTGGCGGGTCCTCACCGTCTGGCTCTTTGTACTCATCGCGTCCGTCGCCGCCAACCGCGCGGCAGGCGGTACGTACGAGGACGACTTCACCCTCCGCGGCACATCCGTCCAGAAGGGAGCCGATCTCCTCGCCGAGCACAAGTCCCTGGCCGGGGGTACGTCCGCGCCGATCGTGCTGCACACCAGCGGTGGCACACTCACCGCCCACCGGGAGGCCGTGGCGCAGGCGTCCAGCAAGCTCGGAAGCCTCGGTCATGTGCTTTCGGTCTCCGACCCCTTCAGTACGCATGGTGCACTGTCCGGGGACCGGACGACCGGATACATCTCTGTCCGCTTCTCAACGAACCCCGCCACCTTCGACAGGAGTTACCTCGACTCGGTCGACGGGGCAGTGGCGGCCCTGCGTTCCGATCATGTCCAGGTGGAGTACGGCGGTCAGCTGGGACTGCTCGCCAAGCCCAAGGGGGGCGGGCACCTGTCGGAGATCATCGGTCTGGGGGTCGCCCTGCTGGTACTGCTGATCGGTTTCGGAAGTATCGCCGCCGCACTCCTTCCGCTGATGAGCGCGGTCGTCGCCGTTCTGTGCGGTGTCTCCTTGCTGGGGCTGCTCGCCGCGGTGTTCACCTTCGGAGCTGCCTCTCCGACGCTTGCGGTGATGATGGGGCTGGGCGTCGGTCTCGACTACGCGCTGTTCCTGACCACCCGCTTCCGCAAGTTCCTGCACGACAGTCCCGACGCGGTCACGGCGGTCGCCCGTACCGTCTCGACCAGCGGCCGGGCCGTGCTCGTCGCCGCCCTGACCGTCGCTCTTGCCCTCGCCGGGCTCTACGCGTCGGGCATCGTGTTCATCGGTACGCTCGGTGCGGCGGCCGGCATCACCGTCGTGGTGTCGGCGATCGCCTCCCTCACTCTGACCCCCGCGCTGCTCGGCCTCGCCGGCACGAAGATCGACCGATGGCACGTTCGCCCCCCGGTCGACGAACCCGGCACCCAGGACGACATCTGGGCGCGGTGGGCAACGGGAGTGAAACGGCGCCCGAAAGCCTGTCTGGCCGCGGGCCTGATCACGCTCGGTGTCCTCGCCGTCCCAGCCGCCTCGATCGATCTCGGCCACCTGGACGCGGGCACCGATGCGACCAGCACCACCAGCCGCCACGCCTACGATCTGATGGCCGGCGGCTTCGGCCCCGGCTCCAACGGCCCCCTCACCGTTGTCGTCCGGCCCGGCCACGGGCAGCGCCCCAGCCGGACCGATCTGGCCGCACTCGGGGACACCGTCCGCAGCACCGTCGTGGACACCGACGGCGTGGCCTCCGTGGGCCCTGCCGTCGCCAGCCCTGACAACGCCCTCCTCGCACTCAACGTGACACCGTCGACCGGCCCCCAGGACGACGCCACCGCCGCCCTCGTACACACCCTCCAGGACGAGACGCTCCCCGACGAGGCCGGCAGCGGCGGCGCGCGCTTCTACGTCACCGGGACGACGGCCGCGCAGGTCGCGTTCACCGACATCGTGGTCGAACGCCTCCCGTTCATCATCGCCGTGGTCGTCGGCGCCGCGTTCCTCCTGCTGCTCGTTGTCTTCCGCAGCATCGTCATCGCGATCAGCGCCGCCGTCCTCAACGTGCTTTCCATCGCCGCCTCCTACGGTGTCGTGGTCGCCGTCTTCCAGTGGGGCTGGGGCGGACGGTGGACAGGAGTCCGCGAGAGCGTTCCCATCGAGTCCTACGTCCCGATGATGATGTTCGCCATCGTCTTCGGCCTGTCCATGGACTACCAGGTGTTCCTGCTGTCCCGGGTCCGGGAAGCGTGGACCCTCACCGGGGACAACGACGCCGGCATCGCGACCGGGCTGAGCGCCACCGCCCGGGTGATCACCGCAGCGGCACTCATCATGTCCAGTGTCTTCCTGGCCTTCCTGCTGTCCGACAACATCGTCGTCAAGATGCTCTCCCTGGGCCTGGCCGCCAGCGTGATCATCGATGCCACGGTCGTCCGTCTCCTGCTCGTCCCGGCGACGATGTACTTGTCCGGGGGCGCCAATTGGTGGATCCCGCGATGGCTCGACCGCGTTCTGCCGCACTTCGACCCCGAGGGGCCCCCTCCGTTGACCGGCGCTGATGAAGCGGTCACCGCATCCCCCAGCGGAGCCATCTGA
- a CDS encoding LmeA family phospholipid-binding protein yields the protein MSTLTLTAFVALLAGANLAARLIIEQRIASVMSRMTGSDPDVEPSGQLSLLAVLSKHVAAVDVTSHNTKVGTFSGARVHIRLDDVRFGSGRTSIGSSQAAIDIPAAAIAQQIGAGGITVAEVRPDAAAGTLTLRMGPGGIAQVVLRPEADSGRLTLSLGAVEIFGRPAPEATRRAIEAKLPDGSGGTSYPLGMSVRSAEVTSEGLHVVLHGARTSVTSA from the coding sequence GTGAGCACACTGACGCTCACCGCCTTCGTGGCCCTGCTCGCCGGAGCGAACCTGGCCGCCCGCCTGATCATCGAGCAGAGAATCGCCTCTGTCATGTCCAGGATGACGGGTTCCGATCCCGATGTGGAACCAAGTGGTCAGCTGTCTCTGCTCGCCGTTCTCAGCAAGCACGTCGCTGCGGTGGACGTGACCAGCCACAACACCAAGGTCGGTACGTTCTCCGGCGCGAGAGTGCACATCCGCCTGGATGATGTGCGGTTCGGGAGCGGCAGGACGAGCATCGGCAGTTCACAGGCCGCCATCGACATCCCGGCGGCCGCGATAGCGCAGCAGATCGGCGCGGGCGGTATCACGGTCGCGGAGGTACGCCCCGACGCCGCGGCCGGCACGCTCACCCTGCGCATGGGCCCCGGCGGCATCGCCCAGGTCGTCCTCAGGCCCGAGGCCGATTCGGGCCGTCTCACCCTTAGCCTCGGCGCGGTGGAGATCTTCGGCAGGCCGGCCCCCGAAGCGACCAGACGAGCCATCGAGGCCAAGCTCCCCGACGGCTCGGGTGGCACGTCCTATCCGCTCGGCATGTCCGTCAGGTCGGCCGAAGTGACTTCGGAAGGACTGCATGTCGTACTGCACGGCGCGAGAACGAGCGTCACTTCGGCATGA
- a CDS encoding TetR/AcrR family transcriptional regulator: MAISPRSRAGTKGVPRAVRERQILAAATEEFGRHGYEATSLTTVAARVGVTKALLHQYFGSKQDLYLACLTPVGDELLGAVRAAMGQSEITAPHTPLLVLRALFTALEGRREAWFVLYDPALPAGSESAQRAAGYRAAIDQLAATGSAGLLRAAGSADPLDADALKYAWRGVVTALVRWWINHPGQSADAMTERCARLFAATRAALAVGGDT; the protein is encoded by the coding sequence ATGGCAATCTCTCCTCGCTCCCGAGCAGGTACCAAGGGCGTTCCCCGGGCGGTCCGCGAACGGCAGATCCTCGCCGCCGCCACCGAGGAATTCGGCCGCCACGGCTACGAGGCCACCTCTCTGACCACCGTCGCCGCGCGGGTCGGGGTGACCAAAGCCCTGCTGCACCAGTACTTCGGCTCCAAGCAGGACCTCTACCTCGCCTGCCTGACTCCGGTCGGCGACGAACTGCTCGGCGCCGTACGCGCGGCGATGGGGCAGAGCGAGATCACGGCCCCGCACACGCCCCTGCTGGTGCTTCGTGCCCTGTTCACCGCTCTGGAGGGACGGCGTGAGGCATGGTTCGTGCTCTACGACCCGGCTCTCCCGGCCGGCAGCGAATCCGCCCAGCGCGCCGCAGGGTACCGGGCCGCCATCGACCAGCTCGCGGCAACCGGAAGTGCCGGCCTGCTCCGTGCCGCCGGATCCGCGGACCCCCTGGACGCCGACGCGCTCAAGTACGCCTGGCGGGGCGTGGTCACCGCCCTGGTCCGCTGGTGGATCAACCACCCCGGCCAGTCGGCGGATGCCATGACCGAACGCTGCGCCCGCCTCTTCGCCGCCACCCGGGCCGCCCTCGCCGTCGGCGGAGATACCTGA
- a CDS encoding FAD-binding oxidoreductase, translating into MADATTAPRTARARSWWGWGWADEHPDDAECIAMGALLPGTLPRPLPIPRVADLRIGRPAAEPPRSLAHLVTADPGVRAAHAMGKAYRDVIRALRGRPGRIPDLVARPANGQDVADLLEWAGGHGVAVIPYGGGSSVTGGVEYRGDAHQVVLSLDLTAMDRVLEIDTDSRAARIQAGALGPALEDQLRPHSLTLRHFPQSFEFSTLGGWLATRAGGHYATVHTHIDDFVQSLQVVTPAGVGTSWRLPASGAGPSPDRLFLGSEGALGVITEAWMRLQERPRHKASAPVSFADFPAALRAVRAIAQSGLTPANCRLLDPGEAALSGAARDGRSLLVLGFESAAAPVDTDLAQALDLARAHGGVTAVPSAGSADGAVGAWRSAFLRMPYLRDGLARMGAVVETFETATTWDRLPALIDAVRDEVGAAAREATGHPATVNCRLTHVYPDGAAPYFTVLAAGRPGDEVAVWDHVKDVATDVLHRHRATITHHHAVGRDHRPGYDRQRPEPFALALRATKTALDPHGILNPGVLVD; encoded by the coding sequence ATGGCCGACGCTACGACCGCGCCCCGCACCGCCCGCGCCCGCTCCTGGTGGGGCTGGGGGTGGGCCGACGAGCACCCGGACGACGCGGAATGCATCGCGATGGGAGCGCTGCTCCCCGGTACGCTGCCGCGCCCGCTGCCCATCCCGCGCGTTGCCGACCTGCGCATCGGCCGGCCCGCCGCCGAGCCGCCCCGAAGCCTCGCGCATCTGGTCACCGCCGACCCCGGGGTGCGCGCCGCCCACGCCATGGGCAAGGCGTACCGGGATGTCATCCGCGCCCTGCGCGGCCGGCCCGGCCGGATACCCGATCTCGTCGCCCGTCCGGCGAACGGCCAGGACGTGGCCGACCTCCTGGAGTGGGCCGGCGGCCACGGCGTGGCGGTGATCCCCTACGGCGGGGGCTCCTCGGTCACCGGAGGCGTGGAGTACCGAGGCGACGCACACCAGGTGGTGCTGTCCCTCGACCTGACCGCGATGGACCGGGTCCTGGAGATCGACACCGACAGCCGCGCCGCCCGCATCCAGGCCGGCGCGCTCGGCCCCGCGCTGGAGGACCAGCTCAGGCCGCACTCACTGACGCTGCGCCACTTCCCGCAGAGCTTCGAGTTCTCCACCCTCGGCGGCTGGCTCGCCACCCGCGCGGGGGGTCATTACGCCACCGTCCACACACACATCGACGACTTCGTACAGTCCCTGCAGGTGGTCACCCCGGCGGGTGTCGGCACCTCATGGCGCCTGCCCGCGTCCGGCGCCGGGCCGTCTCCCGACCGGCTGTTCCTCGGCTCCGAAGGCGCTCTGGGCGTCATCACCGAGGCGTGGATGCGCCTCCAGGAACGCCCCCGGCACAAGGCATCCGCCCCCGTGTCCTTCGCTGACTTCCCCGCAGCGCTGCGCGCGGTGCGAGCAATCGCCCAGTCCGGTCTCACCCCCGCCAACTGCCGCCTGCTCGATCCCGGCGAAGCCGCCCTTTCCGGCGCTGCCCGGGACGGCCGATCCCTGCTCGTCCTCGGATTCGAATCCGCTGCCGCGCCCGTCGATACCGACCTCGCCCAAGCACTGGACCTGGCCCGCGCCCACGGCGGCGTGACCGCCGTTCCCTCCGCCGGCTCCGCCGACGGGGCCGTCGGCGCGTGGCGCTCGGCCTTCCTGCGCATGCCGTACCTGCGCGACGGCCTGGCCCGGATGGGAGCCGTCGTCGAGACCTTCGAGACGGCCACCACCTGGGACCGGCTTCCCGCGCTGATCGATGCCGTCCGCGACGAGGTCGGCGCCGCCGCGCGCGAAGCCACCGGCCATCCGGCCACCGTCAACTGCCGTCTCACGCACGTCTATCCCGACGGTGCAGCGCCCTACTTCACCGTGCTGGCCGCCGGCCGGCCCGGCGACGAGGTCGCCGTCTGGGACCACGTCAAGGACGTCGCAACCGACGTCCTCCACCGCCACCGCGCCACCATTACCCACCACCACGCGGTCGGCCGCGACCACCGCCCCGGCTACGACAGGCAGCGCCCCGAGCCGTTCGCCCTGGCCTTGCGCGCCACCAAGACGGCGCTCGACCCGCACGGAATCCTCAATCCAGGAGTGCTCGTGGACTGA
- a CDS encoding amino acid permease: protein MSATPPIMAKEPATGDPGSSPASPDGLRAGLKNRHLSMIAIGGVIGAGLFVGSANGIAAAGPAILLSYALVGALVVFVMRMLGEMAAANPTSGSFSAYADRALGRWAGFSIGWLYWFFWVVVLAVEATAGAKILEGWVPGVPQWAWALIVMIVLTATNLASVSSYGEFEFWFAGIKVVAIAGFIVLGALALFGVLPGSDSHTAAFSNLTSHGGFMPHGPGAILTGVLMVVFSFMGSEIVTLAAGESEDPQRAVTKATNSVIWRIGIFYLGSIFVVITLLPWNSKAIADKGSYVAALDSIGIPHAGQVMNVIVLTAVLSCLNSGLYTASRMAFSLGRRGDAPRSFARTSGRGVPRVAILASVVFGFVAVGFNYLWPDTVFQFLLNSSGAIALFVWLAICFSQLRMRGIILRENPEKLVVRMWLFPYLTWATIGMISFVLIYMLTDDSGREQVILSTLVAVLVVALGLVLDRRRSAARSQ from the coding sequence ATGAGCGCGACACCTCCGATCATGGCCAAGGAGCCGGCGACCGGCGACCCCGGCTCGTCGCCAGCGTCGCCCGACGGCCTCAGGGCCGGGCTCAAGAACCGTCATCTGTCGATGATCGCAATCGGCGGAGTCATCGGCGCGGGCCTGTTCGTCGGCTCGGCCAATGGCATCGCCGCGGCCGGCCCCGCCATTCTTCTGTCGTACGCCCTCGTCGGCGCGCTGGTCGTCTTCGTGATGCGCATGCTCGGCGAGATGGCGGCCGCCAACCCGACCTCCGGATCGTTCTCCGCCTACGCGGACCGGGCTCTCGGCCGCTGGGCCGGATTCTCGATCGGCTGGCTGTACTGGTTCTTCTGGGTCGTGGTGCTGGCGGTCGAGGCGACCGCCGGAGCGAAGATCCTCGAAGGCTGGGTCCCCGGCGTCCCGCAGTGGGCCTGGGCGCTGATCGTCATGATCGTCCTCACCGCGACCAACCTCGCCTCGGTCAGCTCGTACGGAGAGTTCGAGTTCTGGTTCGCCGGGATCAAGGTCGTCGCGATCGCCGGCTTCATCGTGCTCGGAGCGCTCGCCCTGTTCGGCGTGCTGCCCGGCTCGGACAGCCACACGGCCGCCTTCTCCAATCTCACCTCGCACGGCGGCTTCATGCCGCACGGACCCGGGGCGATCCTCACCGGTGTACTGATGGTCGTCTTCTCCTTCATGGGCAGCGAGATCGTCACCCTCGCCGCCGGTGAGTCCGAGGACCCGCAGCGGGCGGTCACCAAGGCCACCAACAGCGTGATCTGGCGCATCGGCATCTTCTACCTCGGCTCGATCTTCGTCGTGATCACTCTGCTGCCGTGGAATTCCAAGGCGATCGCCGACAAGGGCTCTTACGTCGCGGCGCTCGACTCCATCGGGATCCCGCACGCCGGCCAGGTCATGAACGTCATCGTGCTGACCGCCGTTCTGTCCTGCCTCAACTCCGGCCTCTACACCGCCTCCCGGATGGCCTTCTCGCTCGGCCGCCGAGGTGACGCTCCGCGGTCCTTCGCCCGTACGAGCGGCCGTGGTGTTCCGCGGGTGGCAATCCTCGCGTCCGTTGTCTTCGGCTTCGTCGCCGTCGGTTTCAACTACCTGTGGCCGGACACGGTCTTCCAGTTCCTGCTGAACTCCTCAGGTGCGATCGCCCTGTTCGTGTGGCTCGCCATCTGCTTCTCGCAGCTGAGGATGCGCGGGATCATCCTGCGCGAGAACCCCGAGAAGCTTGTCGTCCGGATGTGGCTGTTCCCGTATCTGACGTGGGCGACCATCGGAATGATCTCGTTCGTGCTGATCTACATGCTCACCGACGACTCGGGGCGCGAGCAGGTCATCCTCTCGACTCTGGTGGCCGTGTTGGTAGTGGCTCTCGGCTTGGTGCTCGACCGGCGCCGGTCCGCGGCGCGCTCGCAGTGA
- a CDS encoding molybdopterin-dependent oxidoreductase, with amino-acid sequence MRGPWLTSVFGVILLVGITVLFVTGLLSYAAYNPNLPGNDRTPDKGWLGFYLFSWPTSPYWLYRLTQGVHVTLGVVLIPVLLGKLWSVIPKLFSWPPVRSPGHALDRLSLMFLVGGALFEFVTGILNIQLHYIFPGSFYTLHFYGAWVFIGAFIVHITFRIPTMLKALRSRRLRGVLRTPAALTETEPADDTGLVTPNPAPPTMSRRGALGLVGAGSLALLIVTAGQSIGGSLRRTALLAPHGRDPGTGPNGFQINKTAAHVGIRARDIGPEWRLVVRGGDRELRFTRGQVLALPQHTAALPIACVEGWSTDDQDWTGVRLADLAALVGLGADPPGVFVESAQRGGSFNSTHLRDNQVRDPRSLLALRVNGSDLSPDHGYPARIIVPANPGVHNTKWVTRLTFGTVAGTS; translated from the coding sequence TTGCGCGGGCCATGGCTGACATCGGTCTTCGGTGTGATCCTGCTGGTCGGTATCACGGTGCTGTTCGTCACCGGGCTGCTGTCCTACGCGGCCTACAACCCGAATCTGCCGGGCAACGACCGGACACCGGACAAGGGCTGGCTCGGTTTCTATCTCTTCTCCTGGCCGACGAGCCCCTATTGGCTCTACCGCCTCACGCAGGGCGTTCACGTCACGCTGGGAGTGGTGCTGATCCCGGTACTGCTGGGGAAACTGTGGTCGGTCATCCCGAAACTGTTCTCCTGGCCGCCTGTGCGCTCACCAGGTCACGCACTGGACCGGTTGTCGCTGATGTTTCTCGTCGGCGGCGCCCTGTTCGAGTTCGTCACCGGAATCCTGAACATCCAGCTCCACTATATTTTCCCCGGTTCGTTCTACACCCTGCATTTCTACGGGGCCTGGGTATTCATCGGTGCATTCATCGTGCACATCACCTTCCGCATTCCCACCATGCTCAAGGCGCTGCGCAGCCGTCGCTTGCGCGGCGTGCTGCGAACCCCGGCCGCCCTGACGGAGACCGAGCCTGCGGACGACACGGGGCTGGTGACGCCGAATCCGGCACCTCCCACCATGTCGCGTCGGGGTGCGCTCGGCCTGGTGGGTGCCGGTTCACTGGCCCTCCTCATCGTGACGGCCGGGCAGAGCATCGGTGGTTCCCTGCGCCGAACAGCTCTCCTGGCGCCGCACGGACGGGATCCGGGTACGGGCCCCAATGGATTCCAGATCAACAAGACCGCCGCACATGTGGGCATCCGTGCCCGCGACATCGGGCCCGAGTGGCGGCTCGTTGTCCGGGGCGGGGACCGGGAGCTGCGCTTCACCCGCGGGCAGGTCCTCGCCCTGCCACAGCACACTGCCGCGCTGCCCATCGCCTGTGTCGAGGGCTGGTCGACCGACGACCAGGACTGGACCGGGGTCCGTCTTGCCGATCTGGCGGCGCTGGTCGGACTGGGCGCCGATCCTCCCGGCGTCTTCGTCGAGTCCGCTCAGCGCGGCGGATCCTTCAACTCCACGCACCTGCGCGACAACCAGGTCCGAGACCCCAGATCGCTGCTCGCCCTGCGAGTGAACGGCAGCGATCTTTCTCCGGACCACGGATACCCGGCCCGCATCATCGTCCCGGCCAATCCAGGCGTCCACAACACCAAATGGGTCACCCGGCTCACCTTCGGAACGGTGGCAGGGACATCGTGA